The genomic DNA AGAGATCGAACACTGTCCACCAAATCGTTGTCGATTTAGTAGTATGCACATTCACCCTGATCAACAGAACATCGGAAACCATTTCATACTCTTGCCGCCACGTCACCCTGAAAAATTTCCTAGCTAATTCAAAACGTCTTCTACTTTCTTTCATTCGAAAATTTCGCATGACCTGGCTTGGCTGGAACGAAGACGGTTTATTGCGAAAGTTTGGCCCTGATTTTTGAAATTCGATCATGCAACCAGGGCCCAGCACCAAAATAACAATGCCACCCAGCCTCCGGTTGGCATGACTTGGAACTCTAAGAAAGTCTAGTTGTGGCCTAAATAAAGGCTCCCTAAACCTGCTTGATTCCCTCTCTAAAGAGCATGTACAGTAGGTATTGTTGCTTAGAAGTTATGTTCGTGTTCTCGGGCTTTTTTGTGTACTATTTACGTACTAGAACGCAGTTTTCGTGGGAGCagcaattgtttttgtttcctcAAGGTCGTTGGGCTGACGTGCAGGACTTTGTCAAGCCTTTCAAACTATTTCAGCAAGGGAAAGTAACTGTAGCATAATTTCGAAATGATCCTTCCTTTAAAATAGCAGTCGTCAGATTACCAGAACTGGTACTCTCACAGTTTGCAGTCAGGACACCGTAGCAGGACCCAACAGGGTGACTACAAAAATTGGGTACACCTTAGAGTCAATATGTAATAAGTATAGAGATACCTAATTTGGTgactatcttttttttgcagacttcttTACCGAGACTGGGAGTTTAATCCCCAGCATGCGGAGTCAGTAAATCTGTGTGTGGTTCTTATATAACTCtgcattcaaaatatgtctcatccaccaatgaattgaaattggtaGATCTGACTCGCCCTTGCATGTAGGATCGATCTGGAATTTTTACCAAAAACTAGGCCAAGTCTGTCTTAAAGCAATGCCTACATGTGCCCTATAAGAAtgagaaggaagcaaattgaacaatgaaggagccccaGAAAGAATAGAGAAAAGTTGTTTAAACTAAGCTGAATTTTCCAGGTCTTGAACATGCTCTCCAAAAGCGCTTTTATCCTCTAGGGTCACTAAAACTGAACTTTAAACCTGGTTTGGGGTAAAGTTCATGGATATTTTATTGACGTATAGTATCAAATACCATTCTTACTTTTGCTGAATATTGTACAGTCTCAACCATTCACCCCTTCCAATGAAAAGAGCTTTCTCTCAGTTGTGCCATGTTCCCACTAAATACTATTTGCTAACCTACAAAGGTGGGGTTTCATTAGGAAAATTCGTCAGAGCAAGTTTCGTTTTCTTGGCAACCCAAGGGTGTCAAAAAATTCGAGATGAGCAATATCAAATTTTGGGCGTAGAAACTTGCTTTTAGTTGTTAACATGATATTGTGTTCAGGAACTTGTCCTTTTGGGGGACTTCTTTAGCATCTCTCAACCATGAAAATGCGGTTGACCACAACTCAGCTCTCTTTTTGTAAATTGATTGCGAAATTAATTTAAGACAAGTTAAAAAgtccttttattttttatgctCAAGCATTGCTTGAAACTTGAATTCTTCcatcaaaaaatatcatggGATTTTTTCGATGTGTTCCTGCAAAGTTACTTTTCTCGTCTTCCATGTATGGGTTGCATCAAATGCAAAGAAGCTACAATAGTTGTGGTAATCCCAATATCTCTGGTTTCGTTTTGAACTGTCAATTGAGCCTCAAAAACCTGGACTTAAGCCCCAATATATTTATGGAAATGTCTATCTTCAGAAAAATCgtgaaacaaaaaacaaatgaatagTCAAATGTGAAGTGCAAAAAACTTTTAGCTATCATTCATGATATCTACTGAGTTTTTGTTAGTTTCAAtcaaagttgaaagttggcaaaccAACTAAAGCGTTGCTCTGTTAGTTTGAGACTGGGCTGAAATATGGCCCCATTGTGTTAGAGCTGGATAGCCAAACAGTTTCAAGTTGGGCTGAGTTCTGACTAACCAAAACGTCGAAATAATGGCTCATTTTGTGCTGGGCTCTTTTCTTTGTAGTCTTTGCTTGATTAGTCAAAGATTTCTCTTGATTCTGATAAAGGAAATCTTTGGTCATACAGAAGTAcagtttgttcaaatttaAACAGTCAAGTCTTCGTTTTCGGTTTAAAGTTTCCATGAAATTATTGTTGTACGTTAAGCCTGGTGTCTCAAGGCATTCAGGTCCTTTGCATTAATGATTGGGTACCTCCCAACAAAGAGCATCTTTTAATCTTTCCCATTTGCAATCTATGCAACCAGCTTGTTAATTTATTGACGGATTAATGCAGTTTCTATGATTGTCATAAAGTAAAGTATTCCTGAGCCCAATTTCAACGAATTCGGTAAATTTTCACTTTccacaatttttgaaaaccctCATGCGCCCAATGTTTCGAGCCACCCTGTATTGGCGGTATTCATCAAACCACTAGTTTCATTCGGAAGACTGGAAAACACTACTGTGGCGATCAATATCTGAAAGTTAGACAATCTGAAAAAATACCTTAAAGATAGGCTTGGCCTCGTCATGTTTGGTATAAAGTGTTTCGGCTTTAAATCAGTTGTGCTTAGTAATTTTCTTGTGTGGTATCTTTATTAAAAGTGTACGACAATGAATTCAGCGCCTCAAGTGGCAAAACCTTGAACTCACAATTCCGTCCCAAGACAGCTTATTCACAGTTGCAAAAGATCTAAATCAAAGACATTTCAACGAATTTTTTTGCCTGTATAGGTTAGTAAAGGTAAAGTTACTTTTCAAGTATTTGGTGTCTagcataaaaaaaaagagatcaaCAAAACTAACCTTTCTATCTCGAGGAAGAGAAAGGGCGATTTATTTCATCCAATACGTTCGAATTGAATGAACCCATTGGATCTGGGAAAAGTTGGGTTCAAGCTTTATTTCTACACATCAGCAAAAAAGGGAGGTAAGATGACGCctattttggcttttttgagATGTCAACACATTATTGAACCCAACCCTTATGACGAGCcctcttcaaatgaaatggttcTCAACaaagaccaaatttcaagacGCCTCATAATGAGAAAGTGTCACTCACTTCTGTCGTTTCAAAGTCAGAAATGACTCTTGGAATACCAACTATTTCTGCCACCAGGTTGTTGACTAAGAAGGGGAccatttttgcattcaaagTCGTACGCTCTTATAAAtaagaaagtaacaaaatttaAACAAGGGTTGATATTGCTCATTCACAGCTGAGGACtgaatatttcaaagttgaaggaagggcaaaaaacaactcaacttaaaaagtaaaacttgGATAACGATAACAAGATGGATCCTTGAAGGAAAAGCGTTGTTGTAATGCGAcaccattgttttggaacccattattttcttcttcgtcattTCAAATGCTCCTATCAATTACAAAAATTAGTCTATTTTGTGATAATCTCGTTTCCAAGTGTCCAATTGGCCATAGTTGTGTTCTCGTATCATATGAAGGCAAATGACATCTATGTGCTTCGCTTCAAGTAATCTCAACGTGCTTCACAGTAGTCAGAACACCTTGGTGTACCCTATATAATAGGAAACTAAAGGGACTGAGGAGTTGCGAAGCAGGAgaggtgttctcaaaacctTATCCAAGCCAAGTCATCAGATTTGTTTGTATATGAGCCGATCTCATGTTGATGTTTACTAATCATGAGCATTCCTACTCAAGTCTGACAGGATGAAAGGTCTTTTGCTCTCTTGTTCCCTAATTGCAGTGGCCTTATTGAAGGTTAATTATGGTGAGTCGGAACATGTACGGATTCTAACCAGGTTTTTGGGAAATTCTGTTCGAGTCAAGTCATAAGTACTGTTTGTACATGCCAAGCTCAGAAGTAACCAATAACCCATGTCTCTCACGCCAGACCCGAATAGTGTAATGATGGAAATCTAATGAAcaaaattttccaaaatgttaaCCTCTCTTTGCTTCAAGAAACTTCTAATATGTGCTCTCTTTTCAGCTGCTGacagtaaaatatttttggccaCGGGTGTTGGTAATCTTCATTCTGAATTGATTGATCCCACGACAAAAGAGAACAACTGTCAAAACACTCCCCCGTATCCGAAACGAGTTACAGGTGCCGTGGGAGGCGTGATCAATGACAATACGACGCCCTTAGTGTGCGGCGGCTTCCCTTATGAGGAAGGCATCGTCTATACCGACCTTTGTTACACGTTCGATTTTGCCGAAAACCGTTGGTCACCATCAGACATCGCTTTGACAAGTCCTCGGAGATTTGGAGCTTCCTTGACCCTGCCCGATGGTCGGATTTGGGTGACTGGTGGCCAAGGAGAGGCTGGAACAACGGCTTCGACTGAAATTTTCGAAAATGGTACTTTTGGCCCTGGACCAGATATGCCTGTTCCTAAAGAGGATCACTGCATAGTTCAATTGGATGAAACGAGGACCTTAGTTGGTAACTGAACATGCGTTTCGTTCAAGGAACTGAGCCAGGGATGCTTAAGACCAAGTCCTTTTTGTATGTTTTAGGCGGCGGTGGGCCCATTTCCACATCAGTCTTCATCTATGATTGGTCCACTCAAGAGTGGGAAGTAAAATCTCCCTTGAGGCTGGGAAGACGGGGGCTCTCATGTGGAAAATTTGAGACTTCTGATGGCCTTCAAGTGATCTTTGTGGGTGGTGAAGGTGAAGGTTACTTCAAAAAGACCACCGAAATCCTCAACGTAGACAACGACAAAATGGTGGCAGGCCCAGAGATGGAGAAAGAGAACTATGGAGCACATATGGTCGAATTCGAAAAAGAGCTATTCTTAGTTGGTGGCACTGATGACTTTTTCTCGACCAGCGATATCCTCAAGTTTAATGTTGAAGCAATGACTTTTGAACTCACCGAAGCTAGTCTAAAAGAACCTCGGGAGGTGTTCGTTTCTATGATTGTTCAGAATGACGTGAGTGGGTGTTAATAAATCATGCTTTCAACTTGACGCCTGACAATACGATTCCTTCCCTCATTCATTTGGTAGCCCGTGTCATTATTTTGTTCCTTATTTTGGGCCCAATCTATTTGGCTATCCAAGTAGCTCAATGCACAGGAAAGCTTCTTCGTGTTGGACAGAAGATTGTGCTCAAGCGTGCAACGACGTTATCAAGAACTTGGAACGAACTGTACTTCGTCGACTCTGCgttgtactcgtacgtacgtacgtacatggtaAACAATCCGTACAAGAAATGCGACGAGAATCGTTCTTGCACTCTTAGCTAAAGCTCCCTTGAAAGgttgaaagaaagagaagccAAGTCTGGAGGAAAGTGCAGCCAAATCTGAGGCCAAACTTTATGATGTGCTTACACTGGGTGCATAGTGAAGCCAGGCAATGGTTATGGGAGGGAGCTGTCCGTGTTACCAAGGCTGAAATGTCTTTCAAACTTTCTCCGATTCCCTCCCAGAAGACTGCAAAGGAAGGACAGACTACTAGGAGAGGCTGCAtcacatgatgatgatgacgatgaagacgatgatgatgatggtggtggtggtggtgctgctgctgctgctggtgCTGCTGCTGTTACTGTGGCAGTGGTATTCTATAGTACTACTCAAGCACATTCCCAGTCCCAATCTACGtacaaaggaaaagaagactGGTGGTGCCTGGGACAGCAGCATAAGGGCTAGACCCAAAGGGTCTTGTTTGTCCcgtcaaataaaaaagactTGCGTTGTTCCTTCGTTCTCTGCCGCCTCTTGGCAAGAGTTGATGTATGAACAGATTGCTTTTCTACACCCGCTCTTTCTCTCCCAATGCAACCTCGTTCGTTCAGTCTTAGCCCTCTCGTGGCACAGGAAGACTCCTCTTACTTTCTCTCCATCCCCATTCAGCATAGCATTCGAGGCCTTCTTCGTAAGACCACCAAGGCCACCTCGGGCGAGTGTAGCAAGACACTCACTCGCCTTTCCGTGGGCGGAACGAGAGACCTGCAGGACTGCGAGCGGTAGACTTGTCTTAGAATGTGCTGCCGACCTTTCCTTCTCGCCACACTCCTTACTGGCTATCACGTCCGTCTCCCTGAAAACAGCACACATGGCCTTCCGTGTCCTTGAACTTGACTTGGCGGCCACTCTCAAGACGACATCGACGGTCTTGGCCTGTCTGCCTCCCAAACACGGGGAGAAGGAGAGTGAACAAGAAGAAGTGAAAGAGACGTTGTTGGTCCATTGAAGACAGCCAATGGCAGCTAAGGAAAGTCCTCTTCGTCGGCCAGCCAATCAGGGACACCCAAGCAAATAGATGAGCTCATGGATCACTGCAAAGGACGGAACAAGCAAACGAGCGAACGGAGGATCGGAGGAACGGAGGAACGAACGAGgcacagaaagagagaaatgggAAACAAAACGAATGTTGTTGTGTGTTGGAAAGGGAAATTGGACCGAGGGGGAGAGGGGAATAGGATGAGAGTCGAATGGGAGGCCAGAAGGTCGCCAGCCCTGCTTGGCTACAACAAGCTAACATGAAATAAGGCAATGACGGTAGGCCAATGGAGGCTTCACAACATGTACACGGTACGTACGTGGGGTCTTTGCTGCGGTTGCTCTGCGCTACATGGACATAATGAAGAGTTGAATTCGGCAGATTCGTAGTATCGCTAACGTCAAGGAAATGTTGGGGAATGTGGACCAGATGATTGCATCACTGTCAATGAGGGACGCCAGTTTCACTTTACTCTGACCTTGAGCCTAGCTGTAAATGACAAGGCATAACTACTAGACAAAAAGAACGAAAACTACGCACTTAAAAGGACATCAATATGTTTTGctcaaattcaaaaacaaattgttattCTCCTTATCTTTTGAAGTGAGGGCCAATTGGGCCAATTGCAC from Tigriopus californicus strain San Diego chromosome 1, Tcal_SD_v2.1, whole genome shotgun sequence includes the following:
- the LOC131887943 gene encoding uncharacterized protein LOC131887943 isoform X2, which gives rise to MFAADSKIFLATGVGNLHSELIDPTTKENNCQNTPPYPKRVTGAVGGVINDNTTPLVCGGFPYEEGIVYTDLCYTFDFAENRWSPSDIALTSPRRFGASLTLPDGRIWVTGGQGEAGTTASTEIFENGTFGPGPDMPVPKEDHCIVQLDETRTLVGGGGPISTSVFIYDWSTQEWEVKSPLRLGRRGLSCGKFETSDGLQVIFVGGEGEGYFKKTTEILNVDNDKMVAGPEMEKENYGAHMVEFEKELFLVGGTDDFFSTSDILKFNVEAMTFELTEASLKEPREVFVSMIVQNDVSGC
- the LOC131887943 gene encoding uncharacterized protein LOC131887943 isoform X1, giving the protein MKGLLLSCSLIAVALLKVNYAADSKIFLATGVGNLHSELIDPTTKENNCQNTPPYPKRVTGAVGGVINDNTTPLVCGGFPYEEGIVYTDLCYTFDFAENRWSPSDIALTSPRRFGASLTLPDGRIWVTGGQGEAGTTASTEIFENGTFGPGPDMPVPKEDHCIVQLDETRTLVGGGGPISTSVFIYDWSTQEWEVKSPLRLGRRGLSCGKFETSDGLQVIFVGGEGEGYFKKTTEILNVDNDKMVAGPEMEKENYGAHMVEFEKELFLVGGTDDFFSTSDILKFNVEAMTFELTEASLKEPREVFVSMIVQNDVSGC